A genomic region of Pseudopipra pipra isolate bDixPip1 chromosome W, bDixPip1.hap1, whole genome shotgun sequence contains the following coding sequences:
- the LOC135405310 gene encoding zinc finger protein 79-like isoform X2, translating into MAPAAGQPRWRRRPAGAGVGGMSLAFPVGRRQIPSLSFLLPAPGPELRTESPEDKSPRETLVGEAVLKGSPAQEGSGEEKGRRSPRRRGSKAIPGCSEEERASLCREGGWSLRRSPDLVVPEQPPSREKPFRCLECGKTFSRSTTLLTHQHIHTGERPYPCGECGKSFRQSSKLIQHQRIHSGEWPYTCRECGKGFSDRFTQRTHQRIHTGERPYTCGECGKSFNCSSNLLTHQRIHTGERPYTCGECGKSFRHSSTLHSHKHIHTGELPYTCGECGKSFRNSSHLRIHQHIHTGERPYVCGECGKSFRHSSNLHAHQRIHTGEQPYTCGKCGKKFQTSSHLLRHEQTHTDERPFRCTDCGKGFKQNAHLVTHQRMHTRERPYKCGECGKSFTQSSALTKHQRTHC; encoded by the coding sequence atggccccggctgcaggacaaccccgctggcgccgccgtcctgccggggccggagttggggggatgtccttggccttccctgtgggccggaggcaaatcccctccctgtccttcttgcttcctgccccaggccccgagctgaggacggagagcccggaggacaaatccccccgtgagaccctggtgggagaggccgttttgaagggctccccggcgcaggaaggcagcggggaggaaaagggccggagatccccccgcaggaggggctccaaagccatcccagggtgctctgaggaggaaagagccagtcTGTGCCGGGAAGGTGGTtggagcttgaggcggagccctgacctggtggtccctgagcagcctcccagcagggagaaacccttcaggtgcttggaatgtgggaagaccTTCAGCAGGAGCAccaccctcctcacccaccagcacatccacactggggaacgaccctacccatgtggggaatgtgggaagagcttcaggcaaaGCTCCAAGCTTATCcaacaccagcgcatccacagtggggaatggccctacacatgtagagaatgtgggaagggcttcagtgACAGGTTCACTCAAcgcacccaccagcgcatccacactggggaacggccctacacgtgtggggaatgtgggaagagcttcaactgcagctccaacctcctcacccaccagcgcatccacactggagaacgtccctacacgtgtggggaatgtgggaagagtttcaggcacagctccaccctccactcccacaagcacatccacactggggaactaccctacacgtgtggggaatgtgggaagagcttcaggaacagcTCACACCTCCGTatccaccagcacatccacactggggagcgGCCCTAcgtgtgtggggaatgtgggaagagcttcaggcacagCTCCAATCTTCACGCCCACCAACGCATCCACACCGGAGAACAGCCTTACACTtgtgggaaatgtgggaagaaGTTTCAGACCAGCTCTCATCTTctcaggcatgagcagacacacacggatgagaggcccttccgctgcaccgactgcgggaagggcttcaagcagaatgctcacctcgtcacccaccagcgcatgcacaccagggagaggccctacaagtgtggggagtgtgggaagagcttcacccagagctctgccttgaccaaacaccaacggacccactgctaa
- the LOC135405310 gene encoding zinc finger and SCAN domain-containing protein 2-like isoform X1 — protein MAPAAGQPRWRRRPAGAGVGGMSLAFPVGRRQIPSLSFLLPAPGPELRTESPEDKSPRETLVGEAVLKGSPAQEGSGEEKGRRSPRRRGSKAIPGCSEEERASLCREGGWSLRRSPDLVVPEQPPSREKPFRCLECGKTFSRSTTLLTHQHIHTGERPYPCGECGKSFRQSSKLIQHQRIHSGEWPYTCRECGKGFSDRFTQRTHQRIHTGERPYTCGECGKSFNCSSNLLTHQRIHTGERPYTCGECGKSFRHSSTLHSHKHIHTGELPYTCGECGKSFRNSSHLRIHQHIHTGERPYVCGECGKSFRHSSNLHAHQRIHTGEQPYTCGKCGKKFQTSSHLLRHEQTHTDERPFRCTDCGKGFKQNAHLVTHQRMHTRERPAKGSPVSAPTAGRASAVGLTHKKGFKRSSGF, from the exons atggccccggctgcaggacaaccccgctggcgccgccgtcctgccggggccggagttggggggatgtccttggccttccctgtgggccggaggcaaatcccctccctgtccttcttgcttcctgccccaggccccgagctgaggacggagagcccggaggacaaatccccccgtgagaccctggtgggagaggccgttttgaagggctccccggcgcaggaaggcagcggggaggaaaagggccggagatccccccgcaggaggggctccaaagccatcccagggtgctctgaggaggaaagagccagtcTGTGCCGGGAAGGTGGTtggagcttgaggcggagccctgacctggtggtccctgagcagcctcccagcagggagaaacccttcaggtgcttggaatgtgggaagaccTTCAGCAGGAGCAccaccctcctcacccaccagcacatccacactggggaacgaccctacccatgtggggaatgtgggaagagcttcaggcaaaGCTCCAAGCTTATCcaacaccagcgcatccacagtggggaatggccctacacatgtagagaatgtgggaagggcttcagtgACAGGTTCACTCAAcgcacccaccagcgcatccacactggggaacggccctacacgtgtggggaatgtgggaagagcttcaactgcagctccaacctcctcacccaccagcgcatccacactggagaacgtccctacacgtgtggggaatgtgggaagagtttcaggcacagctccaccctccactcccacaagcacatccacactggggaactaccctacacgtgtggggaatgtgggaagagcttcaggaacagcTCACACCTCCGTatccaccagcacatccacactggggagcgGCCCTAcgtgtgtggggaatgtgggaagagcttcaggcacagCTCCAATCTTCACGCCCACCAACGCATCCACACCGGAGAACAGCCTTACACTtgtgggaaatgtgggaagaaGTTTCAGACCAGCTCTCATCTTctcaggcatgagcagacacacacggatgagaggcccttccgctgcaccgactgcgggaagggcttcaagcagaatgctcacctcgtcacccaccagcgcatgcacaccagggagaggcc tgctaagggaagccctgtgagtgccccgactgcgggaagagcttcggccgtaggactgacacacaaaaaaggtttcaaaaggtCTTCAGGATTTTGA